A genomic region of Vibrio ziniensis contains the following coding sequences:
- the xrtA gene encoding exosortase A — protein sequence MSPKLVFTLRIGLPLLVWLLVYWSSLESMVGVWANSKTYEHSYLIAPISLWLVWQKKEQVKNYPLNTAFLPILLLVLPCLLWIVGTLAGVAFFEHIAAITTLQLILWAVLGNQRAKLLLFPIFYLTFCIPFGEELIPYLQEVTAYLSVIMIRLSGVPVFREGMYLTIPNGQFEVAEACSGIRFLISSIALGTLFANFFFTQKWKLFLYVTFSCLFPIIANSIRAYGIIMIGYLSDMKYATGADHLIYGWVFFSIVIGIMFYIAWAFQDRVTKQETLNIALAKNALHYNLAPTLLIVTVLLSSSIWLNIIEKKSNSSESSTYLPSTQIKDSKLTNWKITLPPADQVSVISNQDNSATIFHAVYHKSKSRSDLINSKNSIYNKETWSINETIQLNINGNNATGVSLVNLNGNSKKIIYWHCINDYCSNNSIKLKFIKAYYLLTNQEISSSVTAVSSESLNFPMLEDNFLHYTSNDGERFANER from the coding sequence ATGAGCCCTAAACTAGTTTTTACTTTGAGAATTGGTTTACCCCTACTTGTTTGGCTATTAGTTTATTGGTCATCCTTGGAGAGCATGGTCGGTGTTTGGGCTAATTCAAAAACCTACGAACACTCTTACCTGATAGCACCAATCAGTTTATGGTTAGTATGGCAAAAAAAAGAACAAGTTAAAAACTATCCCCTAAACACTGCGTTCTTACCAATACTGCTTCTGGTACTTCCATGCCTGCTTTGGATTGTTGGGACGTTGGCTGGAGTTGCGTTTTTTGAACACATCGCGGCAATAACAACTCTCCAATTGATTCTATGGGCGGTCTTAGGTAATCAGCGAGCAAAACTGCTCCTTTTTCCTATATTTTACCTCACATTTTGCATCCCTTTCGGAGAAGAACTGATCCCTTATTTGCAAGAAGTTACGGCTTACTTATCTGTAATAATGATTCGATTGTCCGGAGTACCTGTATTTAGAGAAGGTATGTATTTAACGATTCCGAATGGTCAGTTCGAGGTCGCAGAAGCTTGCTCTGGCATAAGGTTTTTGATTTCCAGCATTGCACTTGGAACGCTATTTGCGAATTTCTTTTTTACTCAAAAATGGAAGTTATTTCTTTATGTCACATTTTCCTGCCTATTTCCTATCATTGCAAACAGTATACGTGCCTACGGAATAATTATGATTGGATACTTAAGTGATATGAAATATGCGACTGGAGCAGACCATCTTATCTATGGTTGGGTGTTTTTCTCGATAGTTATTGGCATCATGTTTTATATCGCTTGGGCTTTTCAAGACCGTGTTACAAAACAAGAAACGTTAAATATAGCATTGGCCAAAAACGCATTGCACTATAACCTAGCACCAACTCTGTTAATCGTAACTGTACTACTAAGCTCGTCAATTTGGCTAAATATCATCGAAAAAAAATCAAACTCATCAGAATCTAGTACATACCTACCATCAACCCAGATTAAAGATTCTAAATTAACAAATTGGAAAATCACATTGCCACCAGCAGATCAAGTATCAGTAATATCTAATCAAGATAATTCAGCAACTATTTTCCATGCTGTTTACCATAAAAGTAAAAGTCGTTCTGATTTAATCAACAGCAAAAATTCCATATACAACAAAGAAACATGGTCAATAAATGAAACCATACAATTAAACATAAATGGAAATAACGCAACAGGTGTATCATTAGTAAATTTAAATGGGAATTCTAAGAAAATAATCTATTGGCACTGTATAAACGACTACTGTTCAAATAACTCTATAAAATTAAAATTTATAAAAGCTTATTACTTACTCACCAACCAAGAAATATCCTCAAGTGTTACAGCAGTTAGTAGTGAAAGTTTGAATTTTCCAATGCTTGAAGACAATTTCCTGCACTACACGTCAAACGACGGCGAGAGGTTCGCGAATGAAAGATAA